The DNA region TGACCCTTGCGTGAATGCGTTGTTGGACTAAACCGCTAGCGCGGTGGCTTTTTTAATGCCTTATTTTGTTCCTGTTTTAACTTTTACTCTTTTTAGATATGATGTACAGGTTACTGTTCACCTGTCTGAAAGGAGTTTTTTATGTCTTATGATTCTTGTGTCAATGCAGCAATTATCGAAATGCAACTCAGGGGTTACAGCCCCAAAACAATTGACTCTTATTCCAACAATCTCAATCGGTTCCTTCTTTTTATCGACAAACCTGTCGATGACCTCACTACTGAAGATGTGCGTTCTTTTCTTCTCTCTCTTATCAAGAAAAAATTGTCTACCAGTTACATCAACAGCGCTTACTTTGTTTGCCAATTATTCTTCAAATCTGTTCTAAAATAACCTTTTTCTCTTAGTGATGTTCCTCGGGTTAAATGTACCAAGAAGTTACCAATTGTACTTTCTCTTCCTGAAGTCAGTCGTATTATTGATTCAATTGATTACCTTAAGCACAAAGTTCTTTTGATGACCATTTATTCTGCAGGTC from Petrocella atlantisensis includes:
- a CDS encoding site-specific integrase; translation: MQLRGYSPKTIDSYSNNLNRFLLFIDKPVDDLTTEDVRSFLLSLIKKKLSTSYINSAYFVCQLFFKSVLK